TTTGGCGAAGCCAAATAAGTTAACTCGTAATGCCTCATTTTCTTTATTATTAATTAATAATTTTAATTATAACTTAAAAATATAAAAAATCAACTACACGGCTTTTGCAACTATTTTGTGAAGGTTTTTTTGAAAAATTGAAGGAATTATCTTGTTTCTACTTAATCTTTTTACAGAATTTGCTATTGCCATTGCTACCTTTACTTTCATTTCCATTGTTAGTTCTTTTTTTCCTTTTTCTATCATCCCTTTGAATAATCCAGGGAAGACGAGGGCATTATTTATTTGATTTTTAAAATCTGATCTTCCTGTTGCTACAACAAAAGCGCCAGCTTTTAATGCATCTTGTGGGTATATTTCAGGTATTGGATTGGCCAGAGCGAAAATTATTGGTTTTTCTGCCATTTTCCTTATAAGATCTTTATTTAAAACATTTGGTGCAGAAACACCCACAAAAGCATCAGCGTTTATAATGGCTTCTTTAAGGGTTTTAACTTTTTCTTTGTTTGTATAATTTGCAACCTCTTTTTTATAAACATTCATATTCGGCCTGCCTTTATAAAGAGCGCCTTTACTATCACAGGCTATTATGTTTTTTACTCCAAAATAATGCAAAAGTTTTACAATATTGAAACCAGCGGCACCAACGCCATTTACTACTATTTTTGAATTTTTAAGGTTTTTATTTGCAAGTTTGAAAGCATTGATTAACCCTGCCAATACAACTATTGATGTTGCGTGTTGATCATCGTGAACAACAGGAACATCACATTCTTTTTTTAATTTTTCTTCTATTTCAAAGCATTTTGGCGCTGCTATGTCTTCTAAATTTATT
This sequence is a window from bacterium HR34. Protein-coding genes within it:
- a CDS encoding NAD-dependent malic enzyme translates to MNIAQKHKKNSPKIETEIKPKIRNKKDLAVFYTPGVGEISKKISKNKKLLFDFTIKKNCVAVISDGSAILGFGNLGAEAALPVMEGKCILFKKFGGLNAFPMTIKTQDPEEFVNVVKNIQTPFSAINLEDIAAPKCFEIEEKLKKECDVPVVHDDQHATSIVVLAGLINAFKLANKNLKNSKIVVNGVGAAGFNIVKLLHYFGVKNIIACDSKGALYKGRPNMNVYKKEVANYTNKEKVKTLKEAIINADAFVGVSAPNVLNKDLIRKMAEKPIIFALANPIPEIYPQDALKAGAFVVATGRSDFKNQINNALVFPGLFKGMIEKGKKELTMEMKVKVAMAIANSVKRLSRNKIIPSIFQKNLHKIVAKAV